Within the Gracilinema caldarium DSM 7334 genome, the region GTAAAAGGATGAAGGTGTTATATCCCCTCCGAAGGAAATCGATCCGCGTACCAAGCACATATTTATCAGGAATATTAAGATCCTTCTCTTCAGGGATTGGCTGTTTGCCCGCAGGAGAGCCTTCAAAAAGGCGGGTTGTGGTAAAACCTTCATCTGAAGACATCTTAGAAATCCAGAATCCTGCCTGTTCGAATTTATCTACAGATACTTCTTTCAGCTTCTGCTGAGCTGATTCGACACCAACCTTCTCAGGGTTAGGGGCGCCAACCTCGGTCTGGGCAAATAAAATTGAAGCAATGGTTACAAGGATGACGGCTAATATACTTCGCTTCATGACGGTCTCCTTAATTTTTTGCATTTGAACCAGAGGTCCACAATTCCTGGACCCGTGCGGGATCGGCTAGCTCATCGCCGTCAAAGAGAGTTTCAAAGGTATCGGTTAATACCTTAATTTGATTAATATACACTTGGAAATCATCCACCCGTTCTACAGGACGAGTCCAAATACGGAATTTCACCAAGGTTAAGCCCTGCCGTTTAGGAAGGGTTCGTTTTTCCTGGGGAATATTGGAAGGAATATTGATACGAAGATTCTTCCAACCTTCAAAATTCAAATCCCCCATATTTATAATATGTACTACACCTTTATAATCCCGAATGTAAGCTTCCAGGTAAAAATTAAAGTTTGCACCCCAGACCCACATATCAAGTAATTGTACACGGCCAGGAATCGGGATCTCTGCAGGATTTTCATCCTTATCATCCTTTGCAACAGGATATATATCGATCCAGTTATACCCTTTTCGGTCAAAACGGCCCCAGACGCCAAGGCTTTTTATATCCTTGCCTTCCCGATTATAGCCATGAATTGCAGCAGGCCATGTATTGATGTACGCAAGTTTCGGAAAGGTCTCCTTATCCGTTTTAGTTGCAAATTTGCTTGCTGTTACCTTCCAGATATACCCGGAAGATCCGTCAAAATTCTCTAATATACGTGATTCAAGATTTACAGCCTTTTCTTCTGCAGCATAGACAGATAGAACTGTCAAACATACCGAGAGAGCTAGGCATACAGCTTTGAAACCGCCGTGTTTCATCCCTTACTCCTTTTGCCGATCATCGTTGAAAGGTGATTGTATAAGATTATATTTCCTTGCACTACCTTTGTCAAACCTTAACTGTAAATAATGTATCATTTTCTTTTATCGTCCTTTTTTCTTAATTAACAGCACTTTTTATCATATAAAGCACTGAAAGTAGCTTCTTTTTTATATTTTTATTATAAAAAGTAACTATTTCTTTAATATGTGGCCATAGGGTATCATCAAAAACTGCAATTACCGATGGCGGAAGAAGACCCTTATGAATACCTGAAAATAAAATAAGCGGCACTGTATTATTTTGTAAAGAAAGCTCCTCTGGGAAAAGTATAACTGAAGAATAGTTTGTCAAATTTTTAGTTATATTCGTTATAAGGGATAATCCTTGTAAAAAACCAATTTCTCTTAGGCTCTCATTAC harbors:
- a CDS encoding flagellar filament outer layer protein FlaA, whose amino-acid sequence is MKHGGFKAVCLALSVCLTVLSVYAAEEKAVNLESRILENFDGSSGYIWKVTASKFATKTDKETFPKLAYINTWPAAIHGYNREGKDIKSLGVWGRFDRKGYNWIDIYPVAKDDKDENPAEIPIPGRVQLLDMWVWGANFNFYLEAYIRDYKGVVHIINMGDLNFEGWKNLRINIPSNIPQEKRTLPKRQGLTLVKFRIWTRPVERVDDFQVYINQIKVLTDTFETLFDGDELADPARVQELWTSGSNAKN